The Mesorhizobium sp. INR15 region CGGCAAGCTGCCCGAGGGCATGGACCGTATCTTCTTCGTCTCGGGCGGCTCGGAGGCAACGGAATCCTGCATCAAGCTGGCGCGGCAATGGGCTGTTGCCACCGGCCAGCCGAGCCGCTGGAAGGTGATTACGCGCTTTCCCTCCTATCATGGCGGCACACTCGGCTCGCTTTCCATCACCGGTGACGATGCGCTGTCTGAGACTTTCACGCCCATGATGCGGGTAATGCCAACAGTGCCGGCGCCGACCACCTGGCGTGATCGCGACAACCTTTCGATGGAGCAGCGCGGCATCCGCTATGCCGACATGCTGGAGGAGAAGATCCAGGCCGAAGGGCCGGAAAGCGTGCTTGCCTTCATCATGGAACCGATCGGCGGCGCGGCGACTTCCGCCTTGGTGGCGCCCGACAGCTACTATCCGCGCATCCGCGAAATCTGTGACCGCTACGGCATCCTGCTCATCCATGACGAGGTGATGAGCGGCGCTGGACGGACCGGCAAATTCCTCGGCGGCGACCACTGGAACTGCAAGCCCGACATTGTTGCCTTGTCGAAGGGGCTGGGCTCCGGCTACGCGCCGCTCGGCGCGCTGGCCGCGCCCATGCGGCTGGTGCAGCCGCTGCTTGCCTCCGGCGGCTTCCAGCACGGCCACACCTATGCCGGCAATCCACTGGCCTGCGCCGCCGGCCTTGCCGTGCTTGGCGAGATGGATCGCCTCGACTTGATCGCCAACGCAGCCGCCATGGGCGATGTGCTGATGGACGGACTGAAAGGATTGGCCAGGCGTTTCCCGTTCGTGGCCGATGTTCGCGGCAAGGGCCTGCTTACCGGCGCCGAGATGGTTGCCGATCCCGATACGCTGAAACCTATCGAACAGAGCAAGAAGGCTACACAACGGCTGCTTGACCTCGCCTATGAGCGTGGGCTGATCATCTATGGCCGCAGGGTCAAGGGCGGCGTCGACGGCGACAATTTCATGGTCGCCCCACCGATGATCGTCACCAGGGAACAGGTCGGCGAGATCATCTCCATCATCGGCGATTTGCTGCAGGCGCTGGCTAACGAACTCGACCTGCCGGTCGAGGGTTGAGGAACAAAAATGGCGCCAAGAAAAGTCATCATCACCTGCGCCGTCACCGGCTCGGTGCATACGCCATCCATGTCACCCTATCTGCCGGTGACACCGGACCAGATCGCGGGGGATGCTATCGCCGCCGCCGAAGCAGGAGCATCCATCCTGCATCTGCATGCTCGCGACCCCAGAGATGGACGGCCAACCGCCGACCCTGATGTCTACATGCAGTTCCTGCCGCGCATCAAACAGGCGACCGATGCTGTGATCAACATCACCACCGGCGGTTCCTCGCTGATGACGCTCGATCAACGGCTTGCGGCACCGTTGCGGGCGGAACCCGAGATGTGCTCACTCAACATGGGTTCGATGAATTTCGCGCTGTTCCCGATGCTCGACAAGCCAAGAGAATGGCAGCACGAGTGGGAGCCGAAGCTGCTCGAAGCCACCCGTGACACCATTTTTAAGAACACGTTCGCCGACATGGAAGGCGTGCTGGAACGGCTGGGCAAAGGTTGCGGCACACGTTTCGAATTCGAATGCTACGATGTCGGCCACCTCTATTCGCTGGCACATTTTCGCGACCGGGGCCTGGTGTCGGGACCGCTGTTCATCCAGTTCGTGCTGGGCATCCTGGGTGGCATAGGCGCCGATCCAGATAATCTCGTCCACATGAAGCGCATCGCTGACAAATTGTTCGGCGACAGCTACCAGTTCTCCGTGCTGGCCGCAGGACGCAACCAGATGCCGCTGATCTCGATTGCCGCGGCTATGGGCGGCAATGTCCGTGTCGGATTGGAAGACAGCCTTTATGACGGCCGGCAACTGGCGAAATCCAACGCCGACCAGGTGCGCCGCATCCGTGGCATTCTCGATGGGCTTTCACTTGAAGTCGCCACACCAACCGAAGCGCGCGACATGCTGGCGCTGAAGGGTGGCGACCGGGTAGCGTTCTAGCCATGACGAACCCCACCCCCGCCTCCGGTAAAATGATCATTCGCCCCGGCCGGGTGGAAGATGCCGAGACCATCCATGCCGCCATCCTGCAGCTCGGCACTCACATTGGCGCACCCGAAGACGTCAAATCGACCGTGGATGATTTTCGCACCTACGGTTTTGGTGCGAACCCGGCGTTCTCGACGCTGATCGCAGAAGTCGATGGCGCGTTTGCCGGGCTTTGTCTCTATTTTCCGATCTTTTCGACCTGGATGGGGCGGCCCGGCGTCTATGTGCAGGACCTCTATGTCGAGGACCGCTTTCGCGGCCACAGGATCGGCGAGCGGCTGTTGCGCCGCGTGGCGGCACTATGCCGGAAGGACGGCGGCGCCTATCTCAGGCTGTCCGTCGACACCGACAATGAGGGCGCGATCGCTTTTTACGAAAAGCTCGGCATCGCCTGGTCGAGCTACGAGCAAACGCAGAAAATCCTTGGCGAGGCCTTCTTCGCCTTTGCCGATGCCGAGGATGAGGAGCAATCATGAAGGCCTTTTATGCCGAAGAACAGAAGCGCCACGATCCCAAGGCCTTCCTGTCGAGCGGTGCGGCACAGCCCAACCCGGAAAAACCGGAGCGCGCGGAAAGATTATTAGCCGGCGCAATATCGGCGGGATGCACGATCGGGCGGCCCCGGAATCACGGCCTGGGCCCGGTCTCGGCAGTGCATACGCCGGAATATCTCGACTTCCTCGAACACATCTACACCCGCTGGCAGCGCATCGAGGGCGCCTCGGCCGAGGTAATGCCCAACATCCACCCG contains the following coding sequences:
- a CDS encoding GNAT family N-acetyltransferase, with the translated sequence MTNPTPASGKMIIRPGRVEDAETIHAAILQLGTHIGAPEDVKSTVDDFRTYGFGANPAFSTLIAEVDGAFAGLCLYFPIFSTWMGRPGVYVQDLYVEDRFRGHRIGERLLRRVAALCRKDGGAYLRLSVDTDNEGAIAFYEKLGIAWSSYEQTQKILGEAFFAFADAEDEEQS
- a CDS encoding aspartate aminotransferase family protein, whose amino-acid sequence is MSNALPQVTAADARRESHLFYLSSLRRPLIDRAEGIYMWTQDGRRFIDGSSGPMVANIGHSNRNVLDAMKRQMDRATFAYRLHFENEPAEELARALAGKLPEGMDRIFFVSGGSEATESCIKLARQWAVATGQPSRWKVITRFPSYHGGTLGSLSITGDDALSETFTPMMRVMPTVPAPTTWRDRDNLSMEQRGIRYADMLEEKIQAEGPESVLAFIMEPIGGAATSALVAPDSYYPRIREICDRYGILLIHDEVMSGAGRTGKFLGGDHWNCKPDIVALSKGLGSGYAPLGALAAPMRLVQPLLASGGFQHGHTYAGNPLACAAGLAVLGEMDRLDLIANAAAMGDVLMDGLKGLARRFPFVADVRGKGLLTGAEMVADPDTLKPIEQSKKATQRLLDLAYERGLIIYGRRVKGGVDGDNFMVAPPMIVTREQVGEIISIIGDLLQALANELDLPVEG
- a CDS encoding 3-keto-5-aminohexanoate cleavage protein — its product is MAPRKVIITCAVTGSVHTPSMSPYLPVTPDQIAGDAIAAAEAGASILHLHARDPRDGRPTADPDVYMQFLPRIKQATDAVINITTGGSSLMTLDQRLAAPLRAEPEMCSLNMGSMNFALFPMLDKPREWQHEWEPKLLEATRDTIFKNTFADMEGVLERLGKGCGTRFEFECYDVGHLYSLAHFRDRGLVSGPLFIQFVLGILGGIGADPDNLVHMKRIADKLFGDSYQFSVLAAGRNQMPLISIAAAMGGNVRVGLEDSLYDGRQLAKSNADQVRRIRGILDGLSLEVATPTEARDMLALKGGDRVAF